The Triticum aestivum cultivar Chinese Spring chromosome 5A, IWGSC CS RefSeq v2.1, whole genome shotgun sequence genomic sequence ACAGTTGTGTAGAAATAATCAGCCAATTGGGTGTGTTGAATTGACGATAGACAAATTTAGTCAGGATGTCCATAGTTAATGTCTTGGGAGTGAGAGAGAATCAAGCGAGAATCCTACGCATATTCATATATGTTGAACAGAGACAGAAGATAGCCGTGGGCAGTAGAAAGATGTGATTCAACTTGAGTGCATGCTTTTGTATTTTAATTGAAACTTAAAAATCGTAACCCTATACTGTGAACGGTGCGAGGATATGCTATACCTAAACTTGTACTCCTCTTGACCTGTTAAAGCTGATTGTCCCATGTTGTACAATGCTGAAAATTTGGAAGGGGCAAGAATTTGTGTTTCCATTAATGATATCCACCTTTTTTCATAGATGGGCACTGTACCCTCCAGGAAGAGTGCCTGGTGGTGTCACGGTACATGTAagtgatgaggatggtgatgttgacaTTGAGACTCCAACGTCTTTGCAGGTAATAACTTGTTACTGTTTTTGCTTTTCTCCAAACTTTGCCCCCATATCATTTCATATTATTTTGATCGTTTGCAGTGGTGGCTTGATATCTATCCTCATCTTGCTGAACACGAGAAACCACTGGAATGCACACAATTACCAGGAGAGACCATATTTGTTCCTAGTGGATGGTGGCATTGTGTTCTAAACCTTGAGACTACTGTCGCAGTTACACAAAACTTTGTCAATCAATCAAATTTTGAGCATGTATGTCTAGACATGGCACCTGGTCACTGTCACAAAGGAGTTTGTCGTGCTGGCTTACTTGCTGTTCCAGGAAAATCTATTAGAGATATTGAAAATCATCCGCCTGGAACAATGAGTGCATGGAACCACAATGACATGACTCGTGCAGAAAAAAGACTGAAAGGTTCAGGGTCCGGAAGAGCTTCAAACAGTGCAAATCAGTGTGCTTCATTTGAGTTCTCAGATGTCCATGAAAGTTTGGAGAACCAAGTTTTCTCGTATGATATAGGTTTCTTATCCCAATTTCTTGAGAAGGAAAAAGATCACTATACTTCTGTCTGGAGTCCTACTAATCCAATTGGCCAGAGAGAAGCAAGAGAATGGCTGCGAAGGCTATGGGTTCTTAAGCCTGAACTGAGAGGACTAATATGGAAGGTGATCTTTGTTCCATCATTTACATAAATTTTACTTTGTCAATTTTTATATGAAATACCATGTGGTTTATATATCTGTTTCTTGATAATGTTTTGTTCCTTGTGCCAACATATATGTCTGTTCCTGTAGGGTGCATGCCTAGCAATAAGTGTGGACAAATGGTATGCATGCTTAGAGGAAATAAGTGCATGCCATAGTTTACCACCACCGTCAGAGGATGAGAAGCTTCCTGTTGGCACAGGTAGCAACCCAGTAAGTATACAATTACTTTTACTTGCTGTCTCAGATTTACAACTGTCAATAAATAATTCTGTCGTGTTAGTATCATGTAATTCGTGTTGGTTTGAAATACTTACTCAACATGTTAGGGTTATTTCTCACAGAAATTGATTCGTGTAGAATATCCTGGTTTACTTGTTACTGCATCTGTGGTTTCTGCCTTGCAAGGTTGGTTCCGACTTTAGAAGATTTATAGATATACATACTTGCTCACTGCTATGCGCCAATGCCAAGACATTAAACATATCTGAGATTCTAAGATACTCCTATGATGCCAGTTAGTGTCATATTGCGCTGCATATACACTCATTGTTGCATGGTATGTGAATATAACCTGTACCACAATTTTTCAGGTCTTCATTGTTTCTGACAATGTGATTAAAATCTATGCTGAAGGAGGCCTGGGTTATTCTGCCCATGGTTTAGGCACAGAGGTAATGTTGCATTGGTTCTGCAACTTAATAAAATTAAATGCAACACTCACGATATTGATCACTTTCCTGATGCAGCTTGAGTTCTATAATCTTCTGCGAAAAGTTGGCTCGCCTTTGATCAATCACGTCCCTGAGATCATTGCAAGTGGATTTCTTGTGTACGAAGATGGCGTCTACAGAACAGTCCCATGGGATGGAAAAGGAATGCCAGATGTTTTGGCTAAATACTATCCTCTGGAGCTTTCTTACACAAACAGCTGTTTTCCTCTTGGATTATGGAGCAAACAGCAGTTTGGAATGGATAGTTCCACTGAATGTTCAAACAAACCTATTTGGCCTTACATGGTTACGAGAAAATGCAAAGGGGATATCTTTGCTCGTGTGTAAGTTTTATTCATTTCTCAAGTCAAAATGGgagtaattacttaattaattatgtaAATACGTGCTTACTGTTCTCTTCATTTTTCTTAGCCGTGATACATTGTCCAAGGCTGACCTTTTGAATCTGGCATCATCCTTGGGAGTTCAAATGCGAAATATCCATTTATTACCCCTTCCACATGGGGAACCATTACCCAAACCTGAAGACAATAATGTGAGAGACAGTGATCCACCTGAATGGAAACAAGTAATTTCTACTTTAAACGGAAGAAGGAATAATATAAAGAAGCACCTAGCTAACTGGTAAGTGAAAAACTTCTAAAGCAGGTTTATTTGGCTAGTTTTAATGAGTTTTACTAAAACAGGACATTTTGTTGCTCAGTTTTATTTTATCCAATAACTGTGGGTCTGCAAGTCAATTTTGTGTCCACAGACCACAGTCAGATGTAAAGTGATTAAGAAGATATTGTCAAATTATAGAATGGTTCACTTGCAACTTAAAATCCTCTACTAGGGTTACAAAAAAATTGTAGAGGCAGGCATCCAATAAATAACCATTACATTATTTATTGTTTTAATATTTCTTTTTTTACGGAATTTCTTTAAAATGATTCTTTGACGAAATTATTTTAACATTTCAACATTAGCAATATATAAGTAGCAATGACTATGCATTGATTTGGTATTGAGTTGTTTTAGCCAAAATGCTACAAGCCTACCATAAATCCATAATATTATATTTATATAGAATTCCATACGCTGCTTTATACCTCAACATTGTTTACATATCTGTGAAGGGGGGGTACTGTCCCAACAGTTTTAATTGAGAAGGCTGAAGAATATCTCCCTGCTGATATGAGCTCTCTAATCAAGTTTGTTAAGGTACTTTTTCAATTTCATCTTCTTCATATGCATCTGTGGTCGAACTTTGTGTTTAATGGTATGATTGGACAATCAGGATGACGATGGTGACTCAGTGTACACATTCCCTTGTTGGATACATTCAGATATTATGGACGATAACATTCTTACTCAGAGGTCCCTCACTGATGCCAAAAGCACTTGTGAGAGAGATCTGGAGAAACTGGATGCAATTAATATAATTGACTTCAGTGATCTGTCCATCGGTAAGCGGCCAGTTCACTTTGTTCCCTGGAAATCTGACATTGCTTTATTTGAACATTTAACAAAATAGTTTGCGTAATACTGGCATCTGAAACCGAAGATGGGATAACTATATATCTGTAAAAATGCTTAAATTGAGCTGCTCATATCTACCAGTCTGCACTGTGAAAACTTCTGTTAGATTGTAAATCAAAGTTTATATTTATTTGATCTTAATTTGATTGCGACCAAAAACTGTTTGTCGTAACAGGGGATCCTCTATGTGACTTGATTCCGCTGCACCTGGATGTTTTCCGTGGGGATATTGATCTTCTCAGGGAGTACCTAAGAAGCTACCAGCTTCCTTTCCTGAGAGGGAAATCAAACAATGATATCTACAAGTCGGTGCGAAATTCGAAGTTCAGCACTGCGTCATATCGCGCGATGTAAGTGCATACATGCATAAATAAATCAGAGCAGCCCACATTATCCGTGTTTTATCCTTCCCTGCGCTCTATCTCGGAATGATCAGTGATCCTTGTTGGTTTGTCAGTCGCTCGGTCTCCCAAGGGAGGGAGAAACATGTTTGGCTCTGATGCGCGGTGCTCTTACATTGCAGGTGCTACTGCATGCTGCACGAGGACAACGTGCTGGCAGCTATattcgggctgtggaaagagctgcGAGCTGCAACGTCGTGGGAGGAGGTCGAGCACTTGGTCTGGGATGACCTTAACCGATACCAGCAATCGTCGCCTACACTCTCTAGCTAGCAGACTCGTCACGACTAACGCTCAGAAGAAATAATGCGTACTGCTCCGCTACTCCCTTCGACATGTTGCCCAGCTTCCGCTCGTTTAAGAGCAAAGAAACAATAAGGGGCAAAAAAATTTGTTTACTCGTGTGTGTAGCAGCTTTCTTCTTCTTTCATTTTCCTTTCTTTTGGGAGAGAGCAGCTTTGCCGTTGAATGGATCATGAAGCGTGCAGTTGTACCGCATAGTAGTGTGACACGTTGGGTATTTGTAAGGAATGCCACATTTTTTGTACACACCCAACACACAGCATAACTTGTTTGCATGAACTTTTTTATCTCCCAAGAGTCACATGAAACATGCTTATTTGTTGAACCGAGAATGTATCTGGTGAAACGAGCGAACTGATGCGCCGAGTGCACCAGCGACATATGGGCCATTGGATGCAAAAGACAGGGACCAGATCGGTTAGAAAATGGGTCTGCTGGTACATTTTCAAAACAGTCCTTGCAGCATAGGTAAATCAAGTAAATTGACCTCCGCCTGCACTCAAGGTCGTCTCCCTCTCCTTCCATCTCCTGTACCAGCACAGCCACCGCCGCGAGCTAGGGTTACGGCCCAGCGAGCTCAAGAACCAATCTCCCTCCCTCAAGATCTTCACTGAATCCAATCGCCGCTCTCTCCCTCTTTTGTACCAATGCGCCAGCCGCCAGGCGATTTTGGGTTAGTAAATTTCACTCAATCTCTCTCAATCCTGTACCAATCGAGCGACGTCTCACTCAAATATCTGCGTTTTTGAAATTTCTAGCAGCAGCCTACCACCGGAACATCTGAAGAGTGCCCTGATTTCGCCTTTGGCAGTGGTCGCTCGTTGTGAGCGCATCGGCGACTCAACCTACCACCGCCACCGCCGTCAGCAGCACTGACCATCTGCAGCAGCTCAAGGATCTTGGTATGTTTGCTTCTTCCTTTATCCATTTGTTAAGGGTATTTTTGCTATTACAATTTCGTCCACGCCTTTCCCCCATTCTGCTTAAACCAGTGGCAGAGAGATAAGCATGAGCAATGTTGTTCTAGTTGACTGAAAAGGCATACTTTTGTTGATTCAGAATTGAAATAGTGTGTTGTGGGTACCAAATTAACATACGAGCAGTATATTTGTACAATCTTCATGTCAATTACAAGGGATGTACTCCCTATTTTCATGCAGGTTAGTAACCCATGGCTTGCAAAATGTCGGTGTTCCTTATAATATATCTGCAAAACCTCATAGATTGAACGTTCCTATAATTGGTCACTAGCTATAAGTAGTAGCTGCCATTTTGTTTCTTGTATTGTACGACTGACTGATGGTTGTTCTAAAAGGACTGATCAGCATTGCACGTTCAGTACTTAACAAAAACTTCTTTATCTGACTACCGCCGAGCCAAAACAAATATGTATCTCCAATGTTGCATCACTTTTTCCTCTAGTAGTGAACTGTCCTTTATATTCTAAAAATCTGATACTTTGGAATCCATGTTTTATATGTAGCAACCCCTTTATAGAGGATAATCCATCGTTATTTTCTATATCATGGTTTTATGGTTGTTCCAGAGCAGACTATTCGCTACTATTCAGATTCAGGGCCATCTTGCCCGCTCCAACAATATTTTTGCCTTTGataagcatggaaaaaatgcaagcATCGCCTTCCTTCGCATCTTCACCAGGCTTCAAACCGATTAGCTGGAGGCATGAACTAGGAGGTCAAAGAATCAGCCAATGCTGATGAATTATGGTTGGGTAATCTTCGTAGGAGTT encodes the following:
- the LOC123103343 gene encoding F-box protein At1g78280 isoform X3; its protein translation is MKLKDYVSYMELQHDEDPLYIFDDKFGETTPALLEDYRVPHLFQEDLFGVLDYEQRPAFRWLIIGPERSGASWHVDPGLTSAWNTLLCGRKRWALYPPGRVPGGVTVHVSDEDGDVDIETPTSLQWWLDIYPHLAEHEKPLECTQLPGETIFVPSGWWHCVLNLETTVAVTQNFVNQSNFEHVCLDMAPGHCHKGVCRAGLLAVPGKSIRDIENHPPGTMSAWNHNDMTRAEKRLKGSGSGRASNSANQCASFEFSDVHESLENQVFSYDIGFLSQFLEKEKDHYTSVWSPTNPIGQREAREWLRRLWVLKPELRGLIWKGACLAISVDKWYACLEEISACHSLPPPSEDEKLPVGTGSNPVFIVSDNVIKIYAEGGLGYSAHGLGTELEFYNLLRKVGSPLINHVPEIIASGFLVYEDGVYRTVPWDGKGMPDVLAKYYPLELSYTNSCFPLGLWSKQQFGMDSSTECSNKPIWPYMVTRKCKGDIFARVRDTLSKADLLNLASSLGVQMRNIHLLPLPHGEPLPKPEDNNVRDSDPPEWKQVISTLNGRRNNIKKHLANWGGTVPTVLIEKAEEYLPADMSSLIKFVKDDDGDSVYTFPCWIHSDIMDDNILTQRSLTDAKSTCERDLEKLDAINIIDFSDLSIGDPLCDLIPLHLDVFRGDIDLLREYLRSYQLPFLRGKSNNDIYKSVRNSKFSTASYRAMCYCMLHEDNVLAAIFGLWKELRAATSWEEVEHLVWDDLNRYQQSSPTLSS
- the LOC123103343 gene encoding F-box protein At1g78280 isoform X1; amino-acid sequence: MESAGNDRRDAALGSLAVLPDELLCAIVDLLEPTDIGRLACVSSVMYILCNEEPLWMSKYLSVGGHLEYKGSWKKTTLSRLSLCSGNSELEQKARHFDGFNSLFLYRRWYRCFTTLSNYSFDNGHVERKDDLSLDHFHSQYDGKGPVLLGKLAETWPARTKWAIQQLVHDYGEVTFRISQRSPKKIIMKLKDYVSYMELQHDEDPLYIFDDKFGETTPALLEDYRVPHLFQEDLFGVLDYEQRPAFRWLIIGPERSGASWHVDPGLTSAWNTLLCGRKRWALYPPGRVPGGVTVHVSDEDGDVDIETPTSLQWWLDIYPHLAEHEKPLECTQLPGETIFVPSGWWHCVLNLETTVAVTQNFVNQSNFEHVCLDMAPGHCHKGVCRAGLLAVPGKSIRDIENHPPGTMSAWNHNDMTRAEKRLKGSGSGRASNSANQCASFEFSDVHESLENQVFSYDIGFLSQFLEKEKDHYTSVWSPTNPIGQREAREWLRRLWVLKPELRGLIWKGACLAISVDKWYACLEEISACHSLPPPSEDEKLPVGTGSNPVFIVSDNVIKIYAEGGLGYSAHGLGTEVMLHWFCNLIKLNATLTILITFLMQLEFYNLLRKVGSPLINHVPEIIASGFLVYEDGVYRTVPWDGKGMPDVLAKYYPLELSYTNSCFPLGLWSKQQFGMDSSTECSNKPIWPYMVTRKCKGDIFARVRDTLSKADLLNLASSLGVQMRNIHLLPLPHGEPLPKPEDNNVRDSDPPEWKQVISTLNGRRNNIKKHLANWGGTVPTVLIEKAEEYLPADMSSLIKFVKDDDGDSVYTFPCWIHSDIMDDNILTQRSLTDAKSTCERDLEKLDAINIIDFSDLSIGDPLCDLIPLHLDVFRGDIDLLREYLRSYQLPFLRGKSNNDIYKSVRNSKFSTASYRAMCYCMLHEDNVLAAIFGLWKELRAATSWEEVEHLVWDDLNRYQQSSPTLSS
- the LOC123103343 gene encoding F-box protein At1g78280 isoform X2 gives rise to the protein MESAGNDRRDAALGSLAVLPDELLCAIVDLLEPTDIGRLACVSSVMYILCNEEPLWMSKYLSVGGHLEYKGSWKKTTLSRLSLCSGNSELEQKARHFDGFNSLFLYRRWYRCFTTLSNYSFDNGHVERKDDLSLDHFHSQYDGKGPVLLGKLAETWPARTKWAIQQLVHDYGEVTFRISQRSPKKIIMKLKDYVSYMELQHDEDPLYIFDDKFGETTPALLEDYRVPHLFQEDLFGVLDYEQRPAFRWLIIGPERSGASWHVDPGLTSAWNTLLCGRKRWALYPPGRVPGGVTVHVSDEDGDVDIETPTSLQWWLDIYPHLAEHEKPLECTQLPGETIFVPSGWWHCVLNLETTVAVTQNFVNQSNFEHVCLDMAPGHCHKGVCRAGLLAVPGKSIRDIENHPPGTMSAWNHNDMTRAEKRLKGSGSGRASNSANQCASFEFSDVHESLENQVFSYDIGFLSQFLEKEKDHYTSVWSPTNPIGQREAREWLRRLWVLKPELRGLIWKGACLAISVDKWYACLEEISACHSLPPPSEDEKLPVGTGSNPVFIVSDNVIKIYAEGGLGYSAHGLGTELEFYNLLRKVGSPLINHVPEIIASGFLVYEDGVYRTVPWDGKGMPDVLAKYYPLELSYTNSCFPLGLWSKQQFGMDSSTECSNKPIWPYMVTRKCKGDIFARVRDTLSKADLLNLASSLGVQMRNIHLLPLPHGEPLPKPEDNNVRDSDPPEWKQVISTLNGRRNNIKKHLANWGGTVPTVLIEKAEEYLPADMSSLIKFVKDDDGDSVYTFPCWIHSDIMDDNILTQRSLTDAKSTCERDLEKLDAINIIDFSDLSIGDPLCDLIPLHLDVFRGDIDLLREYLRSYQLPFLRGKSNNDIYKSVRNSKFSTASYRAMCYCMLHEDNVLAAIFGLWKELRAATSWEEVEHLVWDDLNRYQQSSPTLSS